The genome window CAATCTCGCTGGCAGCACGTTTTGCCCTTTCGAAGACCATGTTCTGGGCCGGACACCAGCCGTTGATGAACCCGGTCACGGTCACCTTGCCGGGTGTGGTTTCCGGGCTTTTACTCTGCCTTATCCACCGGGGAGGAGTGGCGTCCTCAACGAAGGCTTTCCAGAGGAGGACCTGCATACCCTGCCTGTCCACCTTACGGTATCCCTGCTTACGGAACCAGGAGGCCTTCATCCAGAATGGCATGGCCATGCCCCAGGCAGCGATTCCTTTAACACCCAGGGCGCGGGCATCATCTTCGGCAGCTTGAATCAGGCCCTTTCCCATGCCATGTTTCTGGAAATCGCCCCGTCCCTGCTTGTGACCGTGGACCCAGATGCAGTTGATGAAATAAAGGTCACTGCCCTCAGCAGATGACTGCTCTACCGGAACGTACTGTATCATCCCACCGACCTCTCCACGGTCATCCAGCGCCAGTTTCACTCGCAAACCCTTATCCTTCATCTTGCCATACCAGACCTCTTTGTGGCTGCCGGCTTCCTTCATCTCGTCGGACCAGTCTTCAAGGCACATGAAGTAAAGTTTTTCATGCTCCGGTGTCAGGTCGATGATTGTCATATTCTAATCTCCCAGGTCACATTTCTGCGGGCGTTCTCAGCCGGCACGGCGGAGTTACCAGATTGTACCACCATTTGCCAGGTTTGAACATAGGTTATATTCGCCCGGGACATCAGTGACACTCCGGCACAGCCGGTGCTGCTTCCCACACAAGAAGAAACCTTCACCTCCATGCAGGGAGTCGTGTCACCCTTCTGTCTGAACGATGGCAGTCCTTTGCCGGCCAAAGGTCGGACTGTGTTACTCTCCGGTCCGTCTGGTGTAGCTAACCCTGGTGGATATTGACACGACACAGGCACATGCACTAATCTACGAAAAGGGCTGCACACAGGCCCACGCTTTCTGACGAGTTAACATGGAACTAGTAGAGAAGATGCTGACCGGTGATGTCCAATCGCTGGCCAGGCTCATCACCATGATGGAGCGGGAAGACCCGCAGGTACCCGGGATAATGAGAGAGATTCAGCCTCTCTTGCGTGGTGCCTACACCTGCGGTTTCACCGGTCCTCCCGGTTCGGGCAAAAGCACGCTGGTCGACAAGCTGACCTCTGTTATCAGGAATGCAGGTCTGTCGGTCGGCATCATTGCT of Dehalococcoidales bacterium contains these proteins:
- a CDS encoding GNAT family N-acetyltransferase; the protein is MTIIDLTPEHEKLYFMCLEDWSDEMKEAGSHKEVWYGKMKDKGLRVKLALDDRGEVGGMIQYVPVEQSSAEGSDLYFINCIWVHGHKQGRGDFQKHGMGKGLIQAAEDDARALGVKGIAAWGMAMPFWMKASWFRKQGYRKVDRQGMQVLLWKAFVEDATPPRWIRQSKSPETTPGKVTVTGFINGWCPAQNMVFERAKRAASEIGDKVVFREIDTSNRDTFMEWGITDALFIDGKEVRTGPPPSYQKLLKAIAKKVRRL